One Rosa chinensis cultivar Old Blush chromosome 5, RchiOBHm-V2, whole genome shotgun sequence genomic region harbors:
- the LOC112166515 gene encoding G-type lectin S-receptor-like serine/threonine-protein kinase RLK1 encodes MQMAFTVRLLLLISSLFLVLESLFVQTNSGKVDVGASLSATAGNSTSWLSPSGDFAFGFRQLENSDLFLLSLWYAKIPDRTIVWYANNGDSPAAVAKGSLLNLTADSGLVLTSPRGVQLWKSESISGVVAFGVLNDTGNFVLEGDNSESLWETFNYPTHTILPGQDIEKGGKLRSQRSETNFSKGRFELRMQDDGNLVLVTINLPTEFVNAPYYASDTTGDSNSSTAGTKLEFNSSGYMYVLRENGEKLTIKEAETVSARSFYLRATLNFDGVFAQYSHPRDSSGNWSVVWSVPDNICNMEVASGLGVCGYNSICTLQGQRPTCACPKGYSLLDPNDPYGNCKPDFIQGCEEDKLSPTNDIYEVQMLNNTDWPLSDFMQLNPSTPESCNQSCFEDCLCAVAIYRVETCWKKKLPLSNGRVDSGLNSQAFIKVRKGNLTLPVPQPPNPDDKKRKNQTTLIRVGSALLGTSIFANVMLSAIVCMGFFFIYRKKHVRPNQNVLDSNLRSFSYEELKEATNGFNEELGKGAFGVVYKGILQIGSGVPVAVKKLDFVVQDSEKEFKTELKIIGQTHHKNLVRLVGYCDEGQERLLVYEFLSNGTLANFLFADTKPSWKQRIDIAYGVAKGLLYLHEECSTQIIHCDIKPQNILLDDYYNARIADFGLAKLLMMNQSQTQTAIRGTNGYVAPEWFRNLPITTKVDVYSFGVVLLEVICCRRSVDMENVSEERAILTDWVYDRYLEGVWDAIVDNEMEALHEKTKLERFVMVALWCIQEDPTLRPTMRKVVHMLEGVVEVHVPPCPSPYSSEG; translated from the coding sequence ATGCAAATGGCTTTTACAGTACGGCTGCTTCTGCTTATTTCCTCATTGTTTCTGGTTCTAGAATCTCTGTTTGTCCAGACTAATAGTGGCAAAGTAGATGTGGGAGCTTCTCTCTCTGCAACTGCAGGTAACAGCACCTCATGGCTTTCTCCTTCTGGCGATTTCGCCTTTGGTTTTCGACAACTCGAAAACAGTGAtcttttcttgctttctttATGGTATGCCAAGATTCCAGACAGAACCATAGTTTGGTATGCAAATAATGGGGATAGTCCTGCAGCTGTAGCTAAGGGTTCACTTCTGAATTTGACTGCTGACAGTGGACTAGTGCTTACAAGTCCTCGCGGTGTTCAGCTTTGGAAATCTGAATCCATTTCTGGAGTTGTTGCCTTTGGGGTCTTGAATGATACAGGCAACTTTGTTCTTGAAGGTGACAATTCAGAGAGCTTATGGGAGACCTTCAATTATCCAACTCATACAATTTTACCAGGGCAGGATATCGAAAAAGGAGGGAAGCTTCGGTCTCAACGATCCGAGACTAACTTTTCGAAAGGAAGATTCGAGCTACGTATGCAAGATGATGGCAACCTTGTACTTGTCACCATAAACTTGCCCACTGAGTTTGTCAACGCGCCTTACTATGCAAGTGACACTACCGGTGATTCAAACTCTTCTACTGCTGGTACAAAGCTGGAGTTCAATAGCTCAGGCTACATGTATGTTCTGAGAGAGAACGGCGAGAAACTCACCATCAAAGAAGCAGAGACAGTCTCAGCTAGGAGCTTCTATCTTAGAGCAACCCTCAACTTTGATGGGGTTTTCGCTCAATACTCTCACCCGAGAgattcctcgggtaactggagtgtTGTTTGGTCAGTGCCAGATAACATATGCAATATGGAGGTTGCTTCAGGTCTTGGTGTATGTGGCTACAACAGTATCTGCACTCTCCAAGGTCAGAGGCCAACCTGTGCATGCCCAAAAGGATACTCTTTACTGGATCCGAATGATCCGTATGGGAATTGCAAGCCGGATTTCATACAAGGCTGTGAAGAAGATAAGCTGAGTCCCACAAATGATATATATGAAGTTCAGATGCTGAACAATACGGATTGGCCATTGTCAGATTTTATGCAGTTAAATCCTTCTACTCCAGAGAGTTGCAACCAATCTTGCTTTGAAGATTGTTTGTGTGCTGTTGCTATTTACAGAGTTGAAACCTGTTGGAAAAAGAAGTTACCTCTTTCAAATGGGAGAGTGGATAGCGGGCTTAATTCACAGGCCTTCATCAAAGTCAGGAAGGGTAATTTAACTCTACCAGTTCCTCAACCGCCAAATCCGGATgacaagaagaggaagaaccaGACCACTTTAATACGCGTTGGATCAGCGCTTCTTGGTACCTCAATCTTTGCTAACGTTATGTTAAGTGCTATAGTTTGTATGggatttttcttcatttaccGGAAGAAACATGTGAGGCCTAACCAAAATGTTTTGGACTCAAATCTGCGCTCTTTTAGTTATGAAGAGCTTAAAGAAGCAACAAATGGATTTAACGAAGAATTAGGAAAGGGTGCTTTTGGAGTTGTTTACAAAGGAATATtgcaaattggttctggtgtccCAGTGGCAGTGAAGAAGCTAGATTTTGTGGTACAAGATAGTGAGAAGGAATTCAAGACGGAACTGAAAATAATTGGTCAGACACATCACAAGAATCTGGTTAGACTTGTTGGATATTGTGACGAGGGACAAGAGCGGTTACTAGTATATGAGTTCTTGAGCAATGGGACATTAGCAAACTTTCTTTTTGCTGATACAAAACCAAGTTGGAAGCAAAGGATTGATATTGCTTACGGAGTTGCTAAAGGACTTCTGTACTTACATGAAGAGTGCAGTACCCAGATCATCCATTGTGACATTAAGCCTCAGAACATTCTTCTAGATGATTACTACAATGCTCGGATAGCTGACTTTGGATTGGCAAAGCTTTTAATGATGAATCAGAGCCAGACTCAAACTGCCATAAGAGGAACAAATGGGTATGTTGCACCTGAGTGGTTCCGGAACCTGCCAATCACTACCAAAGTCGATGTGTACAGCTTTGGTGTGGTGCTGCTAGAGGTCATTTGCTGCAGGAGAAGCGTTGATATGGAAAATGTTTCTGAAGAGAGAGCCATTTTAACCGATTGGGTCTATGACCGCTACCTCGAAGGAGTCTGGGATGCGATTGTTGACAACGAAATGGAGGCCTTGCATGAGAAAACAAAGCTGGAAAGGTTTGTCATGGTTGCTCTTTGGTGCATTCAAGAAGACCCTACTCTTCGACCCACTATGAGGAAGGTTGTGCATATGCTTGAAGGTGTAGTGGAAGTACATGTTCCACCATGTCCCTCACCATACAGCAGTGAAGGCTGA
- the LOC112164538 gene encoding uncharacterized protein LOC112164538 → MTKIETLTGSNIKKWKEDVEIALGLMDIDLPLRVPEAPKITATSTRLEKDKAEKWESNNKMCIKIMQRAMTDTVRGGIPVCERAADFLAAIEEKFKESDKAEITNLMNTLSTMKYDGNGSVREHCLKMIDIASKLKTLEVPVAYPWLVYLALSSLPPQFSQLVTTYNTQRDKWMINELISICVQEEDMIKKEKGKVVTTVNLVTKGQSKNYGVKKPTFKNFSKGSSSAGGSHFSKDSKASNSNVFKCFFCDKVGHLKRNCHK, encoded by the coding sequence ATGACAAAAATTGAAACACTTACTGGTAGCAACATTAAGAAGTGGAAAGAAGATGTAGAAATAGCTCTAGGACTTATGGACATTGACTTGCCACTCAGAGTTCCTGAAGCACCAAAAATTACTGCTACTAGCACAAGACTTGAAAAGGATAAAGCTGAAAAATGGGAGAGCAACAATAAGATGTGCATAAAGATTATGCAGAGGGCAATGACTGATACAGTAAGAGGAGGGATTCCTGTTTGTGAGAGAGCCGCAGATTTTTTAGCAGCCATAGAAGAAAAATTTAAGGAAAGTGATAAAGCTGAAATAACAAATCTCATGAATACCCTTTCGACTATGAAGTATGATGGTAATGGAAGTGTTAGGGAGCATTgtttgaagatgattgatattGCAAGTAAGCTAAAAACTCTAGAAGTTCCTGTAGCATATCCATGGCTAGTTTATTTAGCTCTTTCTTCTCTGCCTCCTCAGTTTAGTCAACTAGTCACAACCTACAACACTCAGAGAGATAAGTGGATGATTAATGAACTCATATCCATTTGTGTGCAAGAAGAGGACATGATTAAGAAGGAGAAAGGCAAAGTTGTTACCACAGTGAACTTGGTGACAAAAGGGCAGTCAAAGAACTATGGGGTTAAGAAGCCTACATTCAAAAATTTCTCTAAGGGTTCATCTTCTGCTGGAGGATCTCACTTTTCTAAAGATAGCAAAGCTTCCAACTCAAATGTTTTCAAATGCTTTTTCTGTGACAAAGTCGGGCATCTAAAGAGGAACTGTCACAAATAG
- the LOC112164333 gene encoding uncharacterized protein LOC112164333: MERLKLYKRRGEEDIVAQFLVVYKDRQRLQGHETLFKDYFKENHVHEEVVFWRRFRMHRALFLQILTVVKAQDSYFVQKRDSSGRLGLSSLQKVTAAMRMLAYGIGAEIVDAYLRIGESTAIEAMKSFVQAVISVFGAECLRKPTSDDISRLLLIGESRGFPGMLGRASPVTYKINDHDYTMGYYLADGIYPSWATFVKTIPCPQGEKAKNFAKAQAGCRKDVERAFGVLQARFAIVHGLARCWDRETLQKIMKACFFKTLQKFDVFFIYHLGVVSYDLVWGEKQKRKL, translated from the exons ATGGAGAG ATTGAAGCTCTATAAGAGAAGGGGAGAAGAAGACATCGTGGCTCAATTCTTGGTCGTATATAAAGATAGACAACGACTGCAAGGCCACGAAACACTGTTCAAAGATTATTTTAAAGAAAATCATGTTCATGAAGAAGTTGTATTTTGGAGAAGGTTTCGGATGCATCGAgctctttttcttcaaattctcACTGTAGTAAAAGCTCAAGACTCATATTTTGTTCAAAAAAGGGACTCATCAGGACGTCTTGGGCTATCATCTCTACAAAAAGTTACCGCTGCAATGAGGATGCTTGCGTATGGAATTGGGGCAGAAATTGTGGATGCCTATCTTAGAATCGGTGAAAGCACTGCAATTGAAGCTATGAAAAGTTTTGTCCAAGCTGTTATCTCTGTATTTGGAGCTGAATGCTTAAGAAAGCCAACTTCTGATGATATTTCCAGATTGCTATTGATTGGTGAGAGTCGTGGATTTCCTGGAATGCTTG GTCGAGCCTCTCCAGTCACTTATAAGATTAATGATCATGATTACACAATGGGATATTATCTAGCCGATGGCATATATCCTTCATGGGCCACTTTTGTCAAAACCATTCCATGTCCACAAGGAGAGAAAGCAAAGAATTTTGCTAAAGCTCAAGCGGGATGTCGGAAAGATGTAGAACGAGCATTTGGAGTGCTGCAAGCACGTTTTGCAATTGTTCATGGACTGGCTCGTTGTTGGGATCGTGAAACACTTCAAAAGATCATGAAAGCATGTTTTTTCAAAACACTTCAAAAGTTTGATGTTTTTTTCATATACCATTTAGGAGTTGTAAGTTATGATCTTGTTTGGGGGGAGAAGCAAAAGCGGAAACTGTGA